One window from the genome of Prosthecobacter sp. SYSU 5D2 encodes:
- the carA gene encoding glutamine-hydrolyzing carbamoyl-phosphate synthase small subunit has protein sequence MKAILALEDGRYFEGISFGAPGTRTGEICFNTSMSGYQEVLTDPSYRGQIVAMTYPMIGNYGINTLDDESSEPHVRGFVIEELCDVPSNWRSSQSLDGYLKQHNIPGIQGIDTRALTKHLRTLGAMRSVITTEVGTVEEAVKLALESAPMSGSDFVKEVSTPSIYTWDPENELSRQWDIPSPSQNREGGPEGAFHPLGEARHHIVAYDFGMKRNILRGLRQSGFHVTVVPAATSAADVLARNPDGVFLSNGPGDPAALGYIHQEVKSLIGKTPVFGICLGHQILGHAYGGKTFKLKFGHRGGNQPVKDLRTGKVSITSQNHGFAIDPGSLPSNVEVTHINLNDGTVEGMRHREAPVMSVQYHPEAAPGPNDAKYFFDEFAKLIDKAD, from the coding sequence ATGAAAGCAATTCTGGCACTCGAAGACGGACGATATTTTGAAGGCATCTCCTTTGGCGCACCCGGCACCCGCACGGGCGAAATCTGCTTCAACACGTCCATGTCCGGTTATCAGGAAGTCCTGACGGACCCATCCTACCGTGGCCAGATCGTGGCGATGACCTACCCGATGATCGGGAACTACGGCATCAACACCCTGGACGATGAAAGCAGCGAGCCGCATGTGCGCGGATTTGTCATTGAGGAACTGTGCGATGTGCCCAGTAACTGGCGTAGCAGCCAGTCCCTGGACGGATACCTGAAGCAGCATAACATCCCCGGCATCCAGGGCATTGACACGCGCGCGCTGACCAAGCACCTGCGCACGCTGGGTGCGATGCGCTCCGTCATCACCACCGAGGTGGGCACAGTGGAAGAGGCCGTCAAGCTGGCCCTGGAAAGCGCGCCCATGAGCGGCAGCGATTTCGTCAAGGAAGTCAGCACGCCCAGCATCTACACCTGGGACCCGGAAAACGAACTGAGCCGCCAGTGGGACATCCCCAGCCCCAGCCAGAACCGCGAAGGCGGTCCGGAAGGCGCTTTCCATCCTCTGGGCGAGGCCCGGCACCACATCGTGGCCTATGACTTTGGCATGAAGCGCAACATCCTGCGCGGCCTGCGCCAAAGCGGCTTCCATGTGACCGTCGTCCCTGCCGCCACCTCTGCTGCCGATGTGCTCGCCCGGAATCCGGACGGCGTCTTCCTGTCCAACGGTCCTGGAGATCCGGCCGCGCTGGGCTACATCCATCAGGAGGTCAAGTCGCTGATTGGCAAGACGCCCGTCTTTGGTATCTGTCTCGGCCACCAGATCCTGGGACACGCCTATGGCGGCAAGACTTTTAAACTCAAGTTCGGTCATCGCGGCGGCAACCAGCCCGTCAAAGACCTGCGCACCGGCAAGGTATCCATCACCAGCCAGAACCACGGTTTTGCCATTGATCCTGGCAGCCTGCCGTCCAATGTGGAAGTGACTCATATCAACCTCAATGACGGCACCGTCGAGGGCATGCGCCATCGTGAAGCGCCGGTCATGAGCGTCCAATACCACCCTGAGGCAGCTCCGGGTCCGAATGATGCGAAGTATTTCTTCGATGAATTCGCGAAGCTGATTGATAAGGCGGACTGA